One segment of Methylocella silvestris BL2 DNA contains the following:
- a CDS encoding MOSC and FAD-binding oxidoreductase domain-containing protein, translating into MNKDYAPTIEPKARIGRSEGSRADVWRWAVLLSAPEAEVTARLLSVNVGLPRDIDWRGKTVHTAIWKAPVGGRRMVRHLNIDGDGQGDIAGHGGEHRAVFVYQIDSYRYWQIQLGRDDFTHGQFGENFTIDGLSDQDVCIGDQYRVGGALLEVAQPRVTCYRVGIRMGEPQMAALLVAHGRPGFYFRVLQEGEVGAGDEIVQVAAGPERMSVFEINALLYMPGHPRGQLERALRIPALSPGWNASFQALLQQDQSGGAKTGNAGLARPSGPAPAWPGFRPLRVSRKLPESSSVVSLTFESVDGSSLTKALPGQFIVLRLKAVADAPALLRSYSLSGEPSAERYRVSVKREPHGAATAYIHDELRVGDVLEVSAPRGGFTLRPGDGPVVFLSAGIGATPLLAMLHALAAEASAREIWWLYGTRDHHDHPFAAETDALLQKLAYSRRHIFYSLPAAEDQLGVDFDARGHMDMGGVRELGTPRNADFYICGPSTFLSDLSAGLAEWGVASSNIHTEIFGSGPPMTPGLAASPRPRPHLPHGAPGNGPRVSFARSGIDVYWGANCQSLLDLAEACDVPVRWSCRTGVCHTCETGLVAGAVTYRPEPIDAPAGGNVLICCCQPQGDLVIDL; encoded by the coding sequence ATGAACAAGGATTATGCGCCAACAATCGAGCCGAAAGCTCGTATCGGTCGCTCAGAGGGATCGCGTGCAGATGTCTGGCGATGGGCAGTCCTCTTGTCGGCGCCGGAGGCGGAGGTGACGGCGCGTTTGCTTTCAGTGAACGTCGGCCTACCGCGCGATATCGACTGGCGCGGGAAGACCGTCCACACTGCCATCTGGAAGGCGCCCGTGGGAGGGCGACGCATGGTGCGTCATCTCAACATTGACGGGGATGGGCAGGGAGACATCGCCGGACACGGCGGCGAGCACCGCGCCGTCTTCGTCTATCAGATCGACTCCTATCGCTACTGGCAAATCCAGCTCGGTCGAGACGATTTCACTCATGGGCAGTTCGGCGAGAACTTCACCATTGATGGCCTGTCCGACCAAGACGTGTGCATTGGCGATCAATATCGCGTCGGCGGCGCGTTGCTGGAGGTGGCGCAGCCGCGCGTCACCTGTTACCGGGTCGGCATCCGAATGGGCGAACCGCAGATGGCCGCGCTGCTGGTGGCGCATGGCCGGCCGGGGTTCTACTTTCGTGTTTTGCAGGAAGGCGAGGTGGGAGCCGGCGACGAGATCGTGCAGGTCGCCGCGGGGCCCGAACGCATGAGCGTCTTCGAGATCAACGCTCTGCTGTATATGCCCGGTCACCCTCGCGGCCAGCTCGAGCGCGCGCTGCGCATCCCGGCGCTGAGCCCCGGCTGGAACGCATCTTTCCAGGCGCTGCTCCAGCAGGACCAAAGCGGCGGCGCCAAAACAGGAAACGCGGGCCTTGCTCGGCCGTCGGGACCTGCTCCGGCATGGCCGGGATTTCGGCCGCTTCGGGTTTCACGAAAGCTTCCCGAAAGCAGCAGCGTCGTCTCGCTGACTTTCGAGTCTGTCGACGGATCCTCTCTGACCAAAGCCCTGCCGGGTCAGTTTATCGTTCTGCGGCTGAAGGCTGTGGCCGATGCGCCCGCGCTCTTGCGAAGCTACTCGTTGTCAGGCGAACCCAGCGCTGAGCGCTATCGTGTAAGCGTAAAGCGCGAACCCCATGGAGCGGCCACCGCATACATCCACGATGAACTGCGGGTTGGCGACGTGCTCGAGGTGAGCGCGCCCCGGGGCGGCTTCACGCTTCGGCCCGGTGATGGACCTGTTGTATTCCTAAGCGCGGGCATTGGCGCGACCCCTCTGCTGGCAATGCTCCACGCTTTGGCGGCGGAGGCTTCGGCACGGGAGATCTGGTGGCTGTACGGAACTCGTGACCATCACGATCACCCGTTTGCCGCTGAGACGGACGCCCTCCTGCAAAAATTGGCCTACAGCCGCCGCCACATTTTCTACAGTTTGCCTGCGGCCGAAGATCAGTTGGGAGTCGATTTCGACGCTCGCGGGCATATGGATATGGGCGGCGTGCGAGAGCTCGGAACGCCGCGAAATGCTGATTTTTACATTTGCGGGCCGTCTACCTTCTTGAGCGATCTGAGCGCTGGTCTTGCCGAATGGGGGGTCGCTTCAAGCAACATCCACACCGAGATTTTCGGCTCGGGTCCACCCATGACTCCAGGCCTCGCCGCGTCGCCGCGCCCTCGGCCTCATCTGCCGCATGGGGCTCCTGGCAATGGCCCTCGCGTCTCGTTTGCCAGGAGCGGTATAGACGTTTACTGGGGGGCGAATTGCCAGAGCCTGCTCGATCTCGCCGAAGCGTGCGACGTGCCCGTACGATGGTCCTGCCGCACGGGCGTTTGCCACACCTGTGAAACGGGGCTTGTGGCCGGGGCCGTGACATATCGGCCCGAGCCAATCGACGCGCCCGCCGGCGGCAATGTGTTGATCTGCTGCTGCCAGCCCCAAGGCGACCTCGTCATCGACCTTTGA
- a CDS encoding PepSY domain-containing protein, translated as MMRTILLASVLVAASATFAFGDTPGPDWISKEALIKKLEGQGYSAIKAEADDGYWEGKAVKDGKIIEFNADPKTGEITKSEPDDGD; from the coding sequence ATGATGCGCACGATCCTTCTCGCTTCTGTGCTTGTCGCAGCCAGCGCTACCTTCGCTTTTGGCGACACGCCTGGTCCTGATTGGATCAGCAAAGAAGCCCTCATCAAAAAACTGGAAGGCCAAGGCTACAGCGCCATCAAAGCCGAGGCGGACGATGGCTATTGGGAAGGCAAGGCCGTCAAGGACGGCAAAATCATCGAGTTCAACGCCGACCCTAAGACGGGAGAAATCACAAAGTCTGAGCCCGATGACGGAGACTAA
- a CDS encoding UPF0262 family protein: MSGTDPAARNRLVSVTLDEASIGRSTADKEHERQIAIYDLIEENSFGVPGHDAGPYGLKIALQDSKLVLEILDEHNAPLVTHILSLTPLRGLLKDYFFVCESYYAAIRTAMPGQIEAIDMGRRGLHNEGAQMLIERLKGKIDCDIDTARRIFTLVAALHWKG, encoded by the coding sequence ATGAGCGGAACGGATCCAGCCGCCCGTAATCGACTTGTTTCCGTCACCCTGGACGAGGCGTCGATCGGCCGCAGCACCGCCGATAAGGAGCATGAGCGTCAGATCGCGATCTACGATCTGATCGAGGAAAATAGTTTCGGCGTTCCGGGGCATGATGCGGGTCCTTATGGCCTCAAAATCGCCCTGCAGGACTCCAAGCTGGTGCTCGAGATCCTCGACGAGCACAATGCCCCCTTGGTTACGCATATTCTGTCTTTGACGCCGTTGCGCGGACTGCTCAAAGACTACTTCTTCGTCTGCGAAAGCTATTACGCGGCGATCAGGACCGCGATGCCTGGCCAAATCGAGGCGATCGACATGGGACGGCGCGGCCTTCATAACGAGGGCGCGCAAATGCTGATCGAGCGGCTCAAAGGCAAGATCGATTGCGACATCGACACCGCGAGGCGCATCTTCACCCTCGTCGCCGCATTGCACTGGAAGGGCTAG
- a CDS encoding helix-turn-helix domain-containing protein — translation MDQKRPTGRQIAAARTLLGMTQPQLAAQANISIPTLKRMEATDGPAAGMGNNVDAIARALEAAGVEFIPENGSGAGVRLRKDIQN, via the coding sequence ATGGATCAAAAAAGGCCAACTGGAAGGCAGATTGCTGCGGCTCGCACCCTCTTGGGGATGACACAGCCACAGCTTGCCGCGCAGGCGAATATTTCCATTCCTACCCTGAAGCGAATGGAAGCCACCGATGGGCCTGCCGCGGGAATGGGGAACAACGTCGATGCCATCGCTCGCGCTCTTGAGGCTGCGGGGGTTGAATTCATCCCGGAAAACGGCTCAGGGGCCGGCGTAAGGCTCAGGAAGGACATTCAGAATTAG
- the recJ gene encoding single-stranded-DNA-specific exonuclease RecJ: protein MSESPLPKPRSFLGVEHSALGVSWRDRLDAGGQARAAAITQLRGHGDILARILAGRGVGPETCDEYLDPTLRRLLPDPFCIKDMEPAAERIAAAVEGSRKLAIFGDYDVDGAASSALLADYFTACGVEAFVYIPDRIFEGYGPNIGAIRNLAAAGCHLLITVDCGTMSHGPLAEATALGLEPIVLDHHQAPENLPDALIVNPNRQDDLSGLGALCAAGVVFLTLIAVNRRLREKGFFNLRPEPDLLSGLDLVSLATVADVAPLGGLNRAFVTKGLAVMRQRLRPGLSALFDVAKLEGPPTPYHLGFLIGPRINAGGRIGDAALGARLLSIADPIEAKRIAEELDRLNRERQVIESGTLDEAEAQAIAGGLSPDAAAIVVASDGWHPGVVGLVASRLKERQRKPAFAIAFSADLGVGSGRSVPGVDLGAVVRAAVEAGILVKGGGHAMAAGITIAKDRLEDFRGFLESKLADKRTEGGDAHALLVDAAVTAAGATATLVKSLERAGPYGAGNSEPVFALPAHRLMRVNEVGNGHLQLRAQAGDGSTIDGIAFRAAAQPLEKALRAAVGSSVHLAGALALDSWGGTERVRLRLIDLAPASGPRAS from the coding sequence ATGAGCGAATCGCCTCTCCCCAAGCCCCGATCCTTCCTCGGCGTCGAACATTCGGCGCTCGGCGTCAGCTGGCGCGACCGGCTCGACGCCGGCGGTCAGGCCAGGGCCGCGGCGATTACGCAATTGCGCGGCCACGGCGATATTCTGGCGCGGATCCTGGCCGGGCGCGGCGTCGGGCCCGAGACATGCGACGAATATCTCGATCCGACGCTGCGGCGCCTGCTCCCCGATCCGTTTTGCATCAAGGACATGGAGCCCGCAGCGGAACGGATCGCCGCCGCCGTCGAAGGCTCGCGCAAACTTGCGATTTTTGGCGATTATGACGTCGATGGCGCGGCGTCTTCGGCGCTCCTTGCCGATTATTTCACCGCCTGCGGCGTCGAGGCCTTCGTCTACATCCCCGATCGCATCTTCGAAGGCTATGGTCCGAATATCGGCGCGATCCGCAATCTCGCCGCGGCCGGCTGTCACCTTTTGATCACCGTCGATTGCGGCACGATGAGCCATGGTCCCCTGGCGGAGGCGACCGCGCTTGGCCTGGAGCCGATCGTCCTCGACCATCATCAAGCGCCAGAAAACCTGCCGGACGCGCTCATCGTCAATCCCAATCGGCAGGATGATCTATCTGGTCTTGGCGCGCTCTGCGCCGCGGGCGTCGTCTTCCTGACCCTGATCGCCGTCAATCGGAGGCTCCGAGAAAAGGGATTTTTCAATCTCCGCCCGGAGCCCGATCTCCTTAGCGGGCTCGATCTGGTTTCGCTCGCGACGGTGGCGGATGTTGCGCCTCTCGGGGGGCTGAATCGCGCCTTTGTCACCAAGGGCCTCGCGGTGATGCGCCAGCGGCTGCGCCCGGGCCTGAGCGCTCTGTTCGACGTCGCGAAATTGGAGGGTCCGCCGACCCCCTATCACCTTGGCTTTCTGATTGGCCCGCGCATCAACGCCGGCGGGCGAATCGGCGACGCGGCGCTTGGCGCGCGTCTGCTCAGCATCGCCGACCCGATCGAGGCCAAGCGCATCGCCGAAGAGCTCGACCGTCTCAATCGCGAGCGGCAGGTGATCGAAAGCGGAACGCTTGACGAAGCGGAGGCGCAGGCGATCGCCGGCGGGCTCTCGCCTGACGCCGCGGCCATCGTCGTCGCCTCGGACGGGTGGCATCCGGGCGTTGTCGGTCTCGTCGCATCACGGCTGAAGGAAAGACAGCGCAAGCCCGCCTTCGCGATCGCCTTTTCCGCGGATCTTGGCGTCGGCTCGGGGCGATCCGTTCCGGGCGTCGATCTCGGCGCCGTCGTGCGCGCGGCGGTCGAAGCGGGAATTCTGGTCAAGGGCGGCGGCCATGCGATGGCGGCTGGAATTACGATCGCCAAGGACCGGCTGGAGGACTTCCGAGGCTTTCTCGAATCAAAACTTGCTGACAAACGAACCGAAGGCGGCGACGCCCACGCGCTCCTGGTCGACGCCGCAGTGACAGCCGCCGGCGCGACCGCGACTCTCGTCAAATCCCTGGAGCGGGCAGGTCCCTATGGCGCCGGCAATTCTGAGCCGGTCTTCGCTCTCCCGGCGCATAGGCTGATGCGCGTCAATGAGGTGGGCAATGGCCATCTGCAGCTGCGCGCGCAAGCTGGCGACGGCTCGACGATCGACGGAATAGCATTCCGGGCGGCGGCGCAACCGCTGGAAAAAGCGCTTCGCGCGGCGGTCGGCTCATCCGTCCATTTGGCTGGCGCGCTGGCGCTCGACAGCTGGGGCGGGACCGAGCGGGTGCGGCTGCGGCTGATCGACCTCGCCCCCGCAAGCGGACCGCGCGCGTCATGA
- a CDS encoding low molecular weight phosphatase family protein — translation MKAGIKDRPQSILFACTQNSVRSPMAEALGRHFFGKEIYFASAGLKQGEQDGFAIAAMDELGVDISRHRPQTFEDLEDMSFDLIVTLSPEAHHKVLDLTRTLAIDVVYWPTIDPTAVEGSRERMLEAYRGTRDGLLERIEKLLDYRPMGNL, via the coding sequence ATGAAGGCCGGAATCAAAGACCGTCCGCAATCCATCCTTTTCGCCTGTACGCAGAATTCGGTGCGATCGCCGATGGCCGAGGCGCTGGGGAGGCATTTTTTCGGCAAGGAAATCTATTTCGCGTCCGCCGGCCTGAAGCAAGGAGAACAAGACGGTTTCGCGATCGCCGCGATGGATGAGCTTGGCGTCGACATCAGCAGACACCGCCCGCAGACGTTTGAAGATCTGGAAGATATGTCCTTCGATCTCATCGTCACCCTATCGCCGGAAGCCCATCACAAGGTTCTCGACCTCACGCGCACCTTGGCGATCGACGTGGTCTATTGGCCGACGATCGATCCGACGGCGGTCGAAGGGTCGCGCGAAAGGATGCTCGAAGCCTATCGCGGCACGCGGGACGGGCTGTTGGAGCGAATTGAAAAATTGCTGGACTATCGGCCGATGGGAAATCTTTGA
- a CDS encoding SGNH/GDSL hydrolase family protein, whose translation MTTTAGQFANNAAVVAAGYSHLEQALKNGGVNSVYYCTGGWPRFNATVYLVLPSGTTWSTGAGNAGSNPPLQALAPRIKFVTDSQKFVLGVTGTFRLIVNGRYVSLAPYAASGTVPAYTLVDFTAVGGRQMRQVEIEMITATSFYGVWVGPAETIWAPASGDNLRWIQNGDSLTQSAGNLPGGPGDGYSEIMADHLGVSDYRAAGIGGVGYYANNGGVNYRMQEHMFDLLNYNPDVISLAGGVNDATFGFPLAQPGLASCIAQARAYSASMPIFVTGILASVNDATALAWEIAQAAYVASLNDPNLFFIPITTDANGPWITGAGNSAAPAGNGNRDVYYDSGGPHPPTIGHQYLGLRYAPGVLAAIAGKA comes from the coding sequence GTGACGACGACCGCGGGTCAGTTTGCCAACAATGCGGCCGTCGTCGCGGCGGGCTATTCTCATCTTGAGCAGGCATTGAAAAACGGCGGCGTCAATTCCGTCTATTACTGCACCGGCGGCTGGCCGCGATTTAACGCTACAGTCTATCTCGTACTGCCATCCGGCACGACATGGTCGACAGGCGCAGGCAACGCGGGCAGCAATCCGCCGTTGCAGGCGCTTGCGCCTCGCATCAAATTCGTTACCGACAGCCAAAAATTTGTGCTGGGCGTCACTGGGACGTTCCGGCTCATAGTCAATGGCCGCTACGTCTCGCTGGCGCCCTATGCTGCGTCCGGAACCGTCCCGGCCTACACCCTGGTTGACTTCACCGCAGTCGGCGGCCGGCAAATGCGCCAGGTCGAAATCGAAATGATCACGGCTACCTCGTTCTACGGCGTGTGGGTTGGTCCTGCAGAGACGATATGGGCGCCGGCGTCTGGTGACAATTTGCGCTGGATCCAGAATGGCGACAGCCTCACGCAATCGGCAGGAAACCTGCCCGGAGGTCCCGGCGACGGCTACAGCGAGATCATGGCCGATCACCTTGGCGTGTCGGACTACCGCGCGGCCGGCATTGGCGGCGTCGGCTATTATGCAAATAATGGCGGCGTAAATTACCGGATGCAGGAACACATGTTCGATCTGCTCAACTACAATCCGGATGTGATCTCGCTGGCTGGCGGCGTCAACGACGCGACGTTCGGCTTCCCGCTTGCGCAGCCCGGCCTTGCGTCCTGCATCGCTCAGGCGCGGGCCTATTCCGCAAGCATGCCGATTTTCGTCACCGGCATCCTGGCGTCGGTCAACGATGCTACGGCATTGGCATGGGAGATCGCCCAGGCGGCTTATGTCGCGTCGCTGAACGATCCCAACCTATTTTTCATCCCGATCACGACAGACGCTAACGGTCCGTGGATCACGGGCGCCGGCAACTCCGCCGCGCCTGCCGGCAACGGCAATCGCGACGTGTACTACGATTCGGGCGGTCCGCACCCGCCGACGATCGGCCATCAATATCTCGGTCTGCGCTACGCTCCTGGCGTTCTGGCGGCTATCGCCGGCAAGGCTTAG
- the hisD gene encoding histidinol dehydrogenase, with translation MPLRLDTRRADFGAAFEALLGAKRESADDVDEVVRKIIAEVVAEGDPALVRATKKFDRVDLDRIGLRVSAGEIDAAGDLCDPEALDALKLAHARIVAFHKRQYPQDERFTDALGVELGWRWTSIEAVGLYVPGGTASYPSSVLMNAAPAKVAGVERIVMVAPAPDGKLNPLVLAAAKLAGVDEIYRIGGAQAIAALAYGTQTIQPVAKIVGPGNAYVAAAKRRVFGKVGIDMIAGPSEVLIIADGDANPSWIAADLLAQAEHDAAAQSILITDAPALADAVAAALEDQLASLPRREIAAASWRDFGAIIVVQNLQDSVPLANRLAAEHLEIMAAGAEELSYQIRNAGAIFLGGFTPEAIGDYVGGSNHVLPTARSARFSSGLSVLDFMKKTSILKCGPDSLVVLGPAAVALGRAEGLDAHARSVALRLEKGAS, from the coding sequence ATGCCGTTGAGGCTGGATACGAGGCGCGCGGATTTCGGGGCGGCTTTCGAAGCGCTTCTCGGCGCCAAAAGGGAGTCCGCGGACGACGTCGATGAGGTTGTGAGGAAGATCATCGCCGAGGTCGTCGCCGAAGGCGACCCCGCCCTCGTTCGCGCGACGAAGAAATTCGATCGGGTAGATCTTGACCGGATTGGGCTACGAGTCTCCGCCGGCGAGATCGACGCGGCTGGCGATCTTTGCGATCCCGAGGCCCTCGACGCGCTGAAACTGGCTCACGCGCGCATTGTGGCTTTCCATAAGCGGCAATATCCGCAGGACGAACGCTTCACGGACGCTTTGGGTGTGGAGCTTGGCTGGCGCTGGACTTCGATCGAGGCGGTTGGCCTCTATGTCCCCGGCGGCACGGCGAGCTATCCATCGTCCGTGCTGATGAATGCGGCGCCCGCCAAGGTTGCGGGCGTCGAGCGCATCGTCATGGTCGCTCCCGCTCCGGACGGCAAACTGAACCCATTGGTGCTAGCGGCCGCCAAGCTGGCGGGGGTCGATGAGATTTACCGCATCGGCGGCGCTCAGGCCATCGCTGCGCTTGCTTATGGAACGCAGACGATCCAGCCGGTGGCGAAAATCGTTGGACCGGGGAACGCCTATGTCGCGGCGGCCAAACGTCGCGTATTCGGCAAGGTTGGCATCGATATGATCGCCGGACCGTCCGAGGTGCTGATCATCGCCGACGGCGACGCCAATCCGAGCTGGATCGCCGCCGACCTTCTGGCTCAGGCCGAACATGACGCTGCGGCGCAATCGATTCTGATTACAGACGCGCCGGCTCTCGCGGACGCCGTCGCGGCGGCCCTCGAGGATCAATTGGCGTCGCTTCCTCGTCGGGAGATCGCGGCGGCAAGCTGGCGCGATTTTGGAGCGATCATCGTCGTGCAAAATCTTCAGGACAGCGTTCCCCTGGCCAATCGGCTGGCTGCGGAACATCTTGAAATCATGGCGGCTGGGGCCGAAGAGCTCAGTTATCAAATCCGCAATGCCGGCGCAATTTTCCTCGGCGGCTTTACGCCGGAGGCGATTGGCGATTATGTCGGCGGGTCCAACCATGTGTTGCCAACCGCGCGCTCGGCGCGCTTTTCTTCCGGCTTGAGCGTGCTGGACTTCATGAAGAAGACGTCAATCCTGAAATGCGGCCCGGATAGCCTCGTCGTTCTTGGCCCCGCAGCGGTCGCCCTCGGTCGCGCGGAGGGTTTGGATGCTCACGCGCGGTCAGTCGCGCTTCGTCTCGAAAAGGGAGCGTCATGA
- a CDS encoding glycoside hydrolase family 108 protein, whose protein sequence is MAIGGFSVCLPYTLREEGGESNDPRDPGGHTNKGVTQTRYDQYRSAKRMPRQSVSRISDTELEDIYRHSYWDAVKGEKLRPGEDLSAFDFAVNSGPARATSALGKANLGSPPITKVIENIAAIRLSFLHALVTWSAFGKGWGARVARIEAASLKMAGLPIAPHAVAAKARQKASATAAKGSAAAAPAGAAGAHHFLEAPASVAALIFAAMLVAAAAAAYAAWRQSQRAATLNNAAAAQAAAAAQLATKFVSQAAGQQPKS, encoded by the coding sequence ATGGCCATCGGGGGATTTTCCGTTTGTCTGCCTTATACGCTGCGGGAGGAGGGCGGCGAATCGAATGATCCGCGTGATCCCGGGGGCCACACCAACAAGGGCGTGACCCAGACTCGCTACGATCAATACCGTAGCGCCAAACGCATGCCGCGCCAAAGCGTGTCAAGGATTTCCGATACCGAGCTGGAGGATATCTACCGTCACTCCTATTGGGATGCGGTCAAAGGCGAGAAACTTCGGCCGGGCGAGGATCTGTCCGCCTTCGATTTCGCCGTAAATTCGGGCCCGGCGCGCGCCACATCCGCGCTCGGCAAAGCCAATTTGGGATCGCCGCCGATCACCAAGGTCATCGAAAACATCGCGGCCATTCGACTTTCGTTTCTCCACGCGCTTGTGACTTGGAGCGCCTTCGGCAAGGGCTGGGGCGCGCGCGTGGCGCGGATCGAGGCCGCGAGTTTGAAGATGGCCGGTCTGCCGATCGCCCCACACGCCGTGGCGGCCAAGGCTCGACAAAAGGCGAGCGCGACTGCGGCAAAGGGGAGCGCCGCCGCCGCGCCGGCGGGCGCCGCCGGCGCCCATCATTTTCTCGAGGCCCCAGCCTCCGTCGCGGCGCTCATTTTCGCAGCGATGCTGGTCGCGGCGGCCGCCGCCGCCTACGCGGCGTGGCGGCAGAGCCAGCGCGCCGCAACGCTCAATAATGCGGCTGCAGCTCAAGCCGCCGCAGCAGCCCAATTGGCAACCAAATTTGTGTCCCAAGCCGCAGGTCAGCAACCAAAATCCTGA
- a CDS encoding phage tail protein produces MSFLRSARSSSASAIPSYTGLQVQTSSNSVPIQIMWGVNKIAPNIVWTGGFQSTPQYTKKAGKGGGGKTLSGYDYRAAFILGICEGPVYSVEKVWQGKGETDLSWLGLGLMYGATPQAPWGYVAAAYPAEALPYGGLAYAAAPAFDLGSSATLPPLAFEVYGQLSFHSGVTFFDSDPALIIQDLLTNPQYGVGFPAASINATSLLGSSGGSSYQAYCKAAGIALSPVLSNQESANSILTRWLQLTNAAAVWSGGQLKFIPYGDATIVGALVPSGSSSFAPNVTPIYSLTDDDYIVVGDQDPVEVTRADPYDAKNWVSIEILQRSNHYDATPVEAWDQNHIESFGLHKAQSITAHEICDVSVAQRVAQLTLQRGLYVRNTFTFKLSFEYCLLEPMDLVELNDAALGLNNAVVRIIAIEEDDAGTLTITAEEYPAGAATAVAYPVESGASSPPDRNVAPAAVNPPIIFEPPAVLTGGKAEVWIALSGGTDGTRDPNWGGAIVYVSMDNVTYGQIGEISGAARQGVTSAALSAQAGSNPDTSNILAVDMSRSGAPLVSVSEADAASAITLCIVDNELLSYASASLTDANKYALSYLERGLYGSAPSAHPAMAAFARLDDAIFKYQIPDAYVGANVYLKFQSFNIFGEQAEDLSTCAVYTYRSRGSGLFGSVARTMSVGADLDFGLASSGVNESDDFGMASDPYVTIIDLGLASE; encoded by the coding sequence ATGAGCTTTCTTCGATCGGCCAGAAGCTCGTCCGCCTCGGCCATTCCAAGTTACACCGGATTGCAGGTCCAGACATCCAGCAATTCCGTCCCGATTCAGATAATGTGGGGCGTGAACAAGATCGCGCCGAACATCGTGTGGACCGGCGGCTTCCAGTCGACGCCGCAATACACAAAGAAGGCTGGAAAAGGAGGGGGAGGCAAAACTCTTAGCGGCTATGATTATCGCGCGGCCTTCATTCTCGGAATTTGCGAGGGGCCGGTCTACTCCGTTGAAAAGGTGTGGCAAGGTAAAGGCGAAACCGATTTATCGTGGCTCGGGCTTGGCCTAATGTATGGCGCGACGCCGCAGGCGCCATGGGGCTATGTGGCCGCCGCATATCCTGCTGAAGCGCTTCCTTATGGCGGCCTCGCCTATGCGGCCGCTCCCGCGTTTGACCTCGGGTCCAGCGCAACGTTGCCGCCACTGGCGTTCGAAGTGTATGGACAACTTTCTTTCCACTCGGGCGTCACGTTCTTCGATTCCGATCCGGCCCTGATCATTCAAGATTTACTGACGAATCCTCAGTACGGCGTTGGATTTCCTGCCGCAAGCATTAATGCGACGTCGCTGCTTGGCTCCTCCGGTGGCTCGTCCTACCAGGCTTACTGTAAAGCGGCGGGAATTGCGTTGTCTCCCGTGCTATCAAACCAGGAAAGCGCCAACAGCATTCTCACCCGATGGCTTCAACTGACGAACGCCGCCGCGGTGTGGTCGGGCGGTCAATTGAAGTTTATTCCTTATGGGGATGCGACAATTGTCGGCGCCCTCGTTCCGAGCGGATCCTCCTCCTTTGCGCCGAACGTCACGCCGATTTACAGCCTTACGGACGATGACTATATCGTCGTTGGGGATCAAGACCCCGTCGAAGTGACGAGGGCTGATCCCTACGATGCGAAGAACTGGGTGTCGATCGAGATCCTGCAGAGATCCAATCATTACGACGCGACTCCCGTGGAGGCATGGGATCAAAATCACATTGAAAGCTTCGGTTTACACAAAGCCCAATCAATTACTGCGCATGAGATTTGTGATGTCTCCGTGGCGCAGCGCGTCGCCCAATTGACCCTCCAACGCGGCCTCTATGTTCGCAATACCTTTACCTTCAAATTGTCGTTCGAATATTGCTTGCTTGAGCCCATGGACCTCGTGGAGCTAAACGATGCCGCGCTTGGCCTGAACAATGCCGTCGTTCGAATTATCGCCATCGAGGAAGATGACGCGGGAACGCTGACGATAACCGCGGAAGAGTATCCCGCCGGGGCCGCGACGGCGGTCGCTTATCCGGTGGAGTCCGGCGCAAGTTCGCCGCCGGACCGCAATGTTGCCCCCGCGGCCGTCAATCCGCCGATCATCTTTGAGCCGCCCGCCGTGCTGACGGGCGGCAAGGCTGAGGTGTGGATTGCGCTTTCCGGCGGAACGGATGGGACGAGAGACCCAAATTGGGGGGGCGCAATCGTTTACGTCTCTATGGACAATGTTACATACGGACAGATTGGCGAGATCTCGGGGGCCGCGCGGCAGGGCGTAACGTCGGCGGCTCTTTCTGCTCAGGCCGGATCAAATCCCGATACGTCAAATATCCTTGCTGTCGACATGTCGCGAAGCGGCGCTCCCCTTGTATCCGTAAGCGAAGCTGATGCGGCAAGCGCCATCACGTTATGTATCGTCGATAATGAGTTACTGAGCTATGCGTCCGCTAGTCTAACGGACGCGAACAAATACGCTTTGAGTTACCTCGAACGCGGCCTTTATGGTTCAGCGCCGAGCGCGCATCCCGCGATGGCGGCTTTTGCGCGGCTGGACGACGCCATCTTCAAATATCAAATCCCAGACGCCTATGTCGGCGCGAATGTTTATCTGAAGTTTCAGAGCTTCAATATCTTTGGCGAACAGGCTGAAGATCTCTCAACCTGTGCTGTCTACACTTATAGATCGCGGGGATCCGGATTGTTTGGCTCCGTCGCCCGAACCATGTCGGTGGGAGCCGATCTCGACTTTGGCCTGGCGAGCTCAGGCGTCAACGAGTCGGACGATTTCGGCATGGCGTCCGATCCCTATGTGACCATTATCGATCTGGGATTGGCATCAGAATGA